The genomic stretch TATTTATCCTAATCTAATTTTTAAGGTTTTTTAGTGAAAATTATAACTAAAAATAATTTAACAAGCCCTTATTTATAGTATATCAGGAATATCTATATTAGTTTCTCTCTCAACATCTGCAATATTTTCAAATGTTACTTCTACAGGAGTTGATGAATTCATATCATTTTCTTTATTAACAAATCTTGTAAGAGCTTTTTGGAAGTCTAGTTTAACAGTTCCAATTGGTCCATTTCTTTGTTTTCCTATAATAATTTCAGCTTCTTCAACTGGTTTGTTTACAAATGATGAACGATACTCTTCACCTTTGTCTTTTGCTTCTTTTTCTTTTCTTGCTTCATCTCTTTCTTTATAAACATCATCTCTATATACAAACATAATAATATCCGCATCTTGCTCAATAGCACCAGATTCTCTAAGATCTGAAAGCATTGGTCTTTTATCAGGTCGGCTCTCAACTCCCCTGTTAAGTTGTGAAAGTGCAATAATTGGAATTTTCATTTCACGTGCAAGCATTTTAAGACCCCTTGAAATATCTGAAACCTCTTGGTGTCTATCTTTATTTCCCGTCCCTTGCATTAGTTGAAGGTAATCTATTATTACTAGTGAAATATTATTATCTTCATTTTGGGCTAATTTTCTAACTCTTGCTCGAAGTTGGTTAATATTAATACTACCATTATCATCTACAAATAATTTCTTTGTATTTAAGTCATCAAAAGCACCACTTAGCTGACTCCATTCATTATCATTCATATCACCTTTTCTAAGGTTTTGTAAAGGAATAGAAGTCTTAGCAGCAAGCATTCTTAGCATAAGTTGTTCAGCAGGCATTTCTAGTGAAAAGAAGATTACACCTTTATTCATTTCAACATTTTTTAAAGCCATATTTAAAACTAGTGCTGTGTTATGAGTTACCGTCATATCTTCTAATAAAAATAATTTATTTCCATCTATTTCAAAACCAAAGTACTCATCAACTATATCTTTTTCTATAGTAATTCCTGTTTGATTCCAAGTTCTATTACAAGTCCACTCTTTTGCTTTTTTTCTTTTTATTTTTGTTGGTATTATGTTTATGTTTCCAAAAATTCTAACTCTATAAACATCACATTGAAAATCTATATCTTTTATTTTTGCTATCTTTTTTATTAAAGAAGTTCTAAAACCTAAAGTATCACATAGATATTTAATTTGTTTTGCTAGATTTTCATTTTTTTGTGTTATTTCAAAACCATTTGCACTTTCATCATAATGACCATCACTATCTAATAAACCTGCTAATAATTCTAATCTATTTTTTTGTGAGTTGATTAAATAATCTCTTGGTATATGTTTATTTTCAAGTAAATTTTCTTCTCTTAAAAGTTTTTGTAATGAAAATGCAGTTTTCCCATCAACTTGTTTTTTGTTTGTTATTGAATATTCTGGACATTTATTTTCTTGAATATATTCTCTAACTTGTAAATCTAGTTTTTTAGCATAAGCATTTAAATAATCAATTATTTCACTGTCTTGAGTGTAGATAGATACTTTTCTTGAAGCTCCATCTCCCAGCCATAATCCTAAAAAATATGGTTCTATTTTAGTAGTTTTTTCTTCAAAATCTACAGGAACTTTATAGCCTTTGTAATTACTTTTAAATTTATCACTTTTTTCGAGGTATTCTTTTACATTTATATTTAAAATATCTCCATTTTTATGTGGACCTTCATTTCGACTTCTTTTTAAAGATAATATATGTGATTCATTTACTCTATAGTCAATAGCTTTATTTTGACGAACCCAGTACATTTGCTCTTTTCCACTTGTAACTGATAAAATATTTCTTGGCTTTGAGTCATCACCCATTAGTTTATCACCAATTTTTACATCTTCGACATTTTTTAAAGAACCATCAAACATTAAAACTTTTGTACCACGTGCTAGACATTTTCCCATTGCTGGACGCGCTGCTATAATAATCAAATCACCTTCATTAAATCCTGTTGTTTTTCTATCAAGTGCATCAAAACCTGTTGTTTCACCTATTAGGTGTTTATTTCCTAGTTTTTTCATTCTTTCTATATATGAAAGTGTGTCACTTGTAATTACTTGCATATCTTTTAGTTCAGAGGTTGCTGAATCTGTTGATATTTTATAAAGTGCACCTTGGACAGTATCTAGTGCATCATTTGCACTTATTTCTTCTTCTAGTGCTACTTTTTTTATTGTAGTTGCTAGGGTTGCTAACTCTCTTTTAACTGAGCCATCTTTTATTTCTCGAACATAAGCTAAAGTATTTGTAATTGGATTTGCTGATAATATTTCTATTAATATAGAGTCATCAACATCTTTTGAATTAATCTTATTTCTTATAAACTCTTCATCAATTGGCATATCATCTTCATGAAGTTTTATCATAACTGCAAATATTTTTTGATGTGCTGGTAAATAAAAATCTTTTGCTTTTAAAACACCTAAAACATCTTCTAATTCTTCAGGATTAAAAAGTATTGAACTTAATACTGCTCTTTCTATATTTATACTGTAAACACTATCCATTATGATCTTTTTGCAGCTTCAAATTCTACTTCTTCTAAGAATTTATTTATTAATTCATCACCTGATAATTTTGCTATGATTTCACCTTTTTTCATAACAAGTCCTGAACCTTTTCCAAATGCTATTGCAACATCTGCTGATTTTGCTTCACCTATTGCATTTACAACACATCCCATAACAGATACATCAAGTGATGTTTTTATATGTTTTGTTCTTTTTTCAACTTCTGCAACTGCTTTTACTAAATCAGCTTCAATTCTTCCACAAGTCGGACAAGAAATAATATTTAATCCTTCTTTTGCAATTCCAACATCTTTTAAAATAGCTTTTCCTACTTCAATTTCTTTTTCTAATTCGCCTGTCATTGAAACTCTTAAAGTATCTCCAATTCCATCTAGTAATAATGAACCTAAGGCAATTGATGATTTAATAGTTGAGTGAAATTGTGTTCCAGCTTCTGTAACTCCAAGATGAAAAGCATAATTATTCATAGGTCTTAAAGTTCTATACGCTTCTACTGTTCTTTGAACATCAGAGGCTTTTAATGATACTTTTAAATCTGTAAAATCTAAATCTTCTAAATATTTTATATTATAATCAGCCGATGCTACCATACCTTTTGGTGTTTGTCCGTATTTATCTTCAAATTGTTTTTCTAGTGAACCTGAATTTACACCAATTCTAATTGGTAGACTTCTTTCTTTACAAGCACGTACTACTTCTGCAACTCTTTTTCTATCTCCAATATTTCCTGGATTAATTCTAATACAATCTACAGACTCAGCTGCAATAAGAGCTAACTTATAATGAAAGTGAATATCTGCAACTATTGGTAAATCTACTTGTTTTTTTATCTCTTTTAATGCCAAAGCAGCTTCTTTATTTGGCACAGCCAGTCTTACAATATCAGCACCTGCAAAATGTAAAGCTCTTATTTGTTCAACAGTAGCTTCAATATCAGATGTTTTTGTAAAACACATTGATTGTACAGGAATTGGGGCATCGCCACCAACTGGTACATTTCCTACGAATATTTGTTTTGTTGGGTATCTTTTTATCATGTCAGGATTCTAGCACAAAATTAATAAAAAGAAAAGATTAGATATAATAAGATAAAATTTTATTAAAAAGACTAAAAGTTAGTAAATGAATTCAAAAAAAGATATTTCAATCATTATATTGTTATTTTTAATTTTAACAACATCAATTGTTTTTAGTTCTTATTATTATATTTTAAATAAACAAGAAGATTTATTAAAATCAGTTTATAACTCAGTACATTCAAACATCACAAAAATAACTCAAAATCTTATAATAGATAAACAAAATACCACACTAGCTATTGCCTTAGCTTTAGCAAAAGATGATAATTTATATAATTTTATGCAAAAAAAAGATTATAAAAAATTAGATTATGAAAAATTAATCAATCAAATAAAAGAATATTCCAAATATCAAGATGTTT from Poseidonibacter antarcticus encodes the following:
- the ispG gene encoding flavodoxin-dependent (E)-4-hydroxy-3-methylbut-2-enyl-diphosphate synthase; the protein is MIKRYPTKQIFVGNVPVGGDAPIPVQSMCFTKTSDIEATVEQIRALHFAGADIVRLAVPNKEAALALKEIKKQVDLPIVADIHFHYKLALIAAESVDCIRINPGNIGDRKRVAEVVRACKERSLPIRIGVNSGSLEKQFEDKYGQTPKGMVASADYNIKYLEDLDFTDLKVSLKASDVQRTVEAYRTLRPMNNYAFHLGVTEAGTQFHSTIKSSIALGSLLLDGIGDTLRVSMTGELEKEIEVGKAILKDVGIAKEGLNIISCPTCGRIEADLVKAVAEVEKRTKHIKTSLDVSVMGCVVNAIGEAKSADVAIAFGKGSGLVMKKGEIIAKLSGDELINKFLEEVEFEAAKRS
- the dnaB gene encoding replicative DNA helicase, giving the protein MDSVYSINIERAVLSSILFNPEELEDVLGVLKAKDFYLPAHQKIFAVMIKLHEDDMPIDEEFIRNKINSKDVDDSILIEILSANPITNTLAYVREIKDGSVKRELATLATTIKKVALEEEISANDALDTVQGALYKISTDSATSELKDMQVITSDTLSYIERMKKLGNKHLIGETTGFDALDRKTTGFNEGDLIIIAARPAMGKCLARGTKVLMFDGSLKNVEDVKIGDKLMGDDSKPRNILSVTSGKEQMYWVRQNKAIDYRVNESHILSLKRSRNEGPHKNGDILNINVKEYLEKSDKFKSNYKGYKVPVDFEEKTTKIEPYFLGLWLGDGASRKVSIYTQDSEIIDYLNAYAKKLDLQVREYIQENKCPEYSITNKKQVDGKTAFSLQKLLREENLLENKHIPRDYLINSQKNRLELLAGLLDSDGHYDESANGFEITQKNENLAKQIKYLCDTLGFRTSLIKKIAKIKDIDFQCDVYRVRIFGNINIIPTKIKRKKAKEWTCNRTWNQTGITIEKDIVDEYFGFEIDGNKLFLLEDMTVTHNTALVLNMALKNVEMNKGVIFFSLEMPAEQLMLRMLAAKTSIPLQNLRKGDMNDNEWSQLSGAFDDLNTKKLFVDDNGSININQLRARVRKLAQNEDNNISLVIIDYLQLMQGTGNKDRHQEVSDISRGLKMLAREMKIPIIALSQLNRGVESRPDKRPMLSDLRESGAIEQDADIIMFVYRDDVYKERDEARKEKEAKDKGEEYRSSFVNKPVEEAEIIIGKQRNGPIGTVKLDFQKALTRFVNKENDMNSSTPVEVTFENIADVERETNIDIPDIL